In Capsicum annuum cultivar UCD-10X-F1 chromosome 8, UCD10Xv1.1, whole genome shotgun sequence, the genomic window TTATGCTTATGGCGTTTTTGCCGGTGACTTTTCCCTTTCTCTTTATCCTTCTTCTAAAAAGACAACAAGCTGGTAATATGTCAATGTTCAAGCAAAACATGTCATTGAATGAATAATAACCAGATTTTCTCAAGCAATCACCTTTGTGGCTCTATCTTTCTGTATGTGTCTTTTTGAACTGTTGACTGCTTCACGTTCACCGTCTGAAGAACTGTCAACAAAAGATTTGTAACTAGATGGTTACAAGGAAAATTCTAACACCCCGCACTTTTGGGTTAACATGGAACCGTCTTTCCTACGTTTATAGACCGAACCCAATGGTTTCTATTTAGATAtaagagtaacattccttagtGTGGGAACATCCTTGGAGATGAATATACGCAGtaaaaatctcctagctcaaaagttaagttgagcactttcctatcGATTGACTTTTAGTTGACGATTTTGCGTAGGTCAACTTCCAACGACCATTTCTTCTAGTATATAAACAGTtatgtggcctactatatatcaaattaaagcccttcgagtcttctttccaacgccatCGGTTCGTCAATCCGAGTCcagagtcaaaagttatgagtgtttgaatgaggCACTGTCCAGTGGTGTGTGATGGCCATGCGCCGCACACCAATCGCAAAAGCACACTGCCTCCGCTATGCTTTGGCCATGCGACGCACACCCTAGGGTATGCAATGTCCATGCAATGCAAAGCCATTCCGGGGCGTCAAAAAGTGTtccatttgatttattttaagggcaTAAAGGTCTTTTACCATCCCATAACCATTCCTAACCCTCTTTGGATGAAATTAAGGCCTATTATACGTTATATTGCCTCTGTAAAATCCCTAGTCATCTCTCCATTAGCAAGAAAGGGgaaactacctagggtttgaAGATTTTGATCTCCAAGGGCAAATCTATCTACGTTCTCTTCGATTTTTCTCCGTCAaaaggtacgtggggctatcctaaatctAATGGGCATGGGTTTTACGATTTCAACAAActttaaagttatatatgtatgtatatgtaatgagTTTTGGGAACTTGTtttaagagcatgcatcatgaactCAATTTGATGAAAGTACGTAATTATCATGGGGGTTTTCCATAAACTTGATTTATAATCTtgtgcatatgtgatttgagttcgaaaagtgatttatgaatgAGACTTGTGAAATTCTATTACCCATGATAAAATTTATGGTCTTTGCATGGCATAAATTGTGAATTGTTTTGAGAGCACGAATTTTAAGCCCCTCTTTGATCGTGAGATTTATGTACAACTAAATTAGGGCCGTTCAAAACCGAACCGTATCCAATAAGCCAACCGCAAAATTGGCTTATTGGCTTATTGTTGGCTTATCGGATAAACGGTTGGTGGAcggatttaaattttataattaacgGCTTATCGGTGTGGGAGTGGATTACTTAATTTCCTTATCGGATAAATCATTAACCCATTAAGAATTACCTAGTATACTTATACTTTTCCATctagatatataaaaattaaaatacatattatattattataaaatataaactctAAACCTAATATATCTGAATTCTAGTGTAACAATCTAAAGCCCATTACTAATTAACCCTAATAAAAACTAAAGAGAAGTTATTAGGAGTAAAAGTAACATAACATATTCGGCCTCTGGACTTTCAGAGCTTTGCAAAGCAAAGGCTCCAATTGACTACTAATGCTTTCAGCTTTGGTTCTTCTACCAGCATGCCATCTTCATTTCTTTTAGAAAGAAAACCATATTTTAGAATATATTGTGATTTATGGAGTTCCCGCTGTATCTATTTTGGCGATAGTGAATAGATATTCATCATGTATTCGTAGTGACTAATCGTCCTTCTTGATACATGTTTAGAAACTAACAAAACCAAAGGTCTACGGTGCTTTTCTCCTTGAGGTTCCAACTACAAGTAATAGAATGGCTCAGTAGGCTCTTCCCTGCACAACCATGTTGCATAGAAAGTTAGAACTTTCTCTTTATCACGATATAGCACTACTATTTGTCTATTTTTGTAGTCAAATTGTGGAGGTCCGATACACCGCCCGATAACCGTCCGATAATTGTTTATCCGTTACCGAACCAACcgatatcttattggttggctagtggatttatatattttaaaaccgaTAACCCAAACCACTAAGTGTAATGGTCCATCCGATAAGCAGCCCTAAACTAAATGTTGGGCTGCTTTATGAATAATGATGTTTTCTCGAGTCATAAATGCCTCTTGGTCAAGTATACCTTGTTATTTCATAGAGTATGTTTTTAAGGAGGCTATTCTTGTTCTATAGGCTCTTGTGTCCTAATGGAGATAATGCATgaattaaatgattgaattggccaccgcatgtttaagtcttgaaaagagagtgtgtttacataagttttcatgtgcttTTAAAATGGGAACTCTCTTGTGATGTctaaatcttttgggtggtcatttATACGTTTTTGAATGAAAAGGGCTAAGAAtatgatatgacttgcaagtctaggtgTGATGATACCTATTACGAAATGCCCTTAAGTATGAAAGCAAAGAATGTTTTAAGAATGAAGCACGGTTTTAAAGGACAGAAAATGGGCTTAAAAAGAGTGAGATGGGCACCCGAAGAAGacttgagttcagataactcatagcCCAAAACCGtcttttgccgatacgggtttatGATGTCCTATAATATGGATTGTACGCTGGCGAGGTGACGGCCTTATGGCATAGTACGTATGACAGACCCCAAACCTTGCGACAAACTCGGATTGGAGCCTTGGTTGCTGAGTCAAGGGCGGagtccatatagcccgtggataaGTACGATTGTAGGGTAacccatctagctcagaagtaaaacaaagagttgagtcatgttGAGTCATCGTTTCAAGAAAATGTTTTAaagctcatcaaattatgcccatgtgttttcaattaCCTTATGctaaattgatttatgaaatgctctcacttatgttgtataaaatatatgttattattggattgttctacgtaccagtacttttgagtattgacccccgtggtccatcacatcagtagTTCATAAGGATAGAGacagagttggtgagccatccatcttcCGGAAGGCATGTTAttcatatgtttatctaattcagtttatagtccaaccgggggccttgtcccggtcTAGacaattaggggtcgtttggtttgaaaacaagttataccgggataagttatactgggattagttattctgggattattttttattgagtgtttggtttgttgtattcaaagtaatatgcaggGTATAATTTCTAgaaataaattgattgattaccaaaataccctccatcttatttaactttatatatatatatatatatatatatatttctttttaagctttaaatattcattcttgaaaatttttattattttttagagaaattaaaatatataaataaacataatttatatattttacaaccattTTGAATGGTAAACtgtacaaatttatttatttatgaatatattatacgttaattaaacataatttatgtgtgtgagaatatattacgttatatattatgttatatataattaaacataatatattataattaaatatattaacataatatatatataattaaacataattaacgtatatatattcataatatattcataatattatacgttatatattacgtaattacgttatatattacgtaatatattatattcacaattaatgaatatattatacgttaattaaacataatttatgaatatataatttatatatatttatgaatatattatacgttattcataatatatatttatgttcataatatattatactgttcataatatatattatacgttcaaaacataattattatacaGTTTACCAGTTTAcgttaattattattaaatatatatataatttatttatgaatatattatacgttcattaaacataatttattatttatatgtgagagagagagaaatgaaaataatagagtttgagggtatttttgtcctttcatacatttatcccaaggataaattatggtgggattgttatcccaccaattgagtggataagttatcccgggactatttattagtcccggaataagttatcccaaatattgccaaccaaacatgcaatagaaaattttatcccgggattattattttatcccgggattattattttatcccgggattatttACTTCAACacctcaaaccaaacgaccccttagtattcagtagaggcttcatagacagtatTTGAAGTGTTGTATTGTCTTATCATGTAGACACAATTTGGATTATAAGTTTCCATTGAACACTGTAATATCTTCCGCACTTTGATTTATGGATGGGTTATGCTTGtgattacatgctaaggggtctctcagtCCTTGATGGTTCAAGATGCCTGTTGCAACCAGGAtctcggctcgggtcgtgacaaaaataGAAGCATCCATCTAATTTAAAAACACTTGAGACCTCCCACTAACAACAGGCTAGAATCAATAAGCACTTCAGGGAACACACAGACATAGCATTACGTGCAGTTACTGAGATAGCAAGAAGAAGCCCTCAACAATATATCACAATAACACATTTGAAAATGGACATGTTAGTGTAAGTATTAATTTAGGAAAAAAGTCATGGGTTAAACGGTTTTCTAAAATAGCACTACAGGTTTTATGCTTTCTAGGAGCAGTATAACCTTTAAGGGTCGTTTAGCTCAAAACAAAGCTATCGCTATTACAATCTCGGATTTTGGTAGAGAGTTTACCCAGATTTAAGCTAATTCTCACAACCAAACATGAAACAAATTTCATCTCAAATTTTATAACATCACCCCCTTAAATTGCTACACCCAAATTGCCCCTAAGAGATTCATACATTTCTAATAAGTTGTATTTGTATTAGCATAATATCGTCATGGAGCATGAAATGAGTGTAAATGGAGTAAAATGGTCAGTGACGATTCATATAGCCAAAGACACAACTAATTTGGGACTAGGGCAGTTGCTATCGATGATCAATTTATCCCTAACATCACTGCAAGATGCAGTTCAGAAAATTTATTGCCTAGGTTGATAAATAGATGACATTAGTGCAAGATATtgtttaaaattttccaaattgcAACTAACTTGCCTAGAAGTTGTCACCAAGCAACTTTCCTAACTTGAATAGAAAACAAATTCAAGGTACTTTTCTAACATTACACTACcctaaaataactttttttttccaGATTAAAACTTATTACTTACTGGTTTGGCTCTTAATCCCAGCTTTCGGCAACTAACCTTTACTTAAGAGATAGTTAAGGCGCTAGGGAATACCTCACTACTATCTATTTATTTGTGATAAATATCTTGGTTAATAATTACTTCAGTTTCAATACATCTTAGACTGGTTGATTTAGTTGAGCTGCacgataagtttttttttttcttttaaaaaaaaagtacatcTTAGGTCTAGAGAACTGATatcaacattaaaaaataaaaaaataaaaaaaaaaaattgaagcaaTCATTTGAAACAACTCATATATAACAAGCGTAAACCTAAGTTGATAAAACGAAATCGTCCATTCCCTAAACCATTCTCCGTGAAAGCaaatcattacatatataataaataaacctGCAATcttcagatgatgatgaagaagaatagCTATCGGAGGATGAATGACGGATACGACGACGTTTGGTGCGAGAGCGGCTTTTCTTACGGACCTTGAGAGAGTCCTTATCTTTGTCTTTGCGGTTACGCCGGTGACGCTGACGGTCCCGGTGAACGGAAGACGACGACGACGACTCCGATTCCGATGAGGACGAAGAGGCGGCCATGGAGATTGGCGGAGGAGTTGAgagcttttctatttttattcttttgccCTTGCGAAGACAAACTGCTGCAAGTTGTATCTGTTTGGTTAGAACACTTTCAAGtttccaaaaaaacaaaatagcCTATTGATAAAATTTGACTATTAAGtttctataaatttttaattagtaaaataatttatttttatttttttattcattagaTTGATAATCGATTTGTCCATATATAGGTCGGATCGATAATCGATCTGTCGGATTGATAATCGATCGATGCATATATAAGTCAGATCGATAATCAATTTATCGGATCGATAATCAATATGTCTATATTTCGATTGAATAGATAATAGATCTGTCTCAAAAATAGATCATTTCCCCCAAAAAAACTTGTaaattatttatatctataatatataatctatatctataagagtaaatacataattacacccCTGATCTTGTCCGAAATTTGCAAAAatacacctaaactttaacttcgacctattaccccatgattcttctttatttcgttgcaaacacaCTATTTTAACCCCATGCGTGTACACACGCTCCACAGGCGCATGAAAGGactcaaatttgaattttttgatcAATTACAAACTATcacgtgtaaaataatttaatatgtaatttatatttaaaaataaatatttatttatttttaaaaattgtttcaTACTCTAACCCCAACCCCAACCCTGCAACCTCCCATCCACCATTGTCTTCTTTCCCAACTTTTTGTTCATCACCATCactcaacaacatcaattacaacacACAACATCAATTACgcccacaacaacaacatcatcatcgtCACCATAACCCCACTCTTTCTTTTTCAACACAATgccaccattaaagctcctccattgaaggttttttttttttttttaaatcacatCATTAAAGCTCAATTttgcaattaaatcatatcatttaactacccattatttcttcttcaacacaatatcttcttcaacaccGTTAAAactcttcaacacaatgtcaccattaaagctctttcattgaaactttttttttaaagctcctccattaaagctcatttaactatctttaaaactcaattcaatcattttacgatccttaaaactcaattcaatcataaaattaatttttgaatagatttgaacaaaaaaaaatactggACGGGAAGAGTGCTGGACACGAGGCGGCGAGGGGGAGGTGTTGAACGCGATGGGTAGGGAGGGGAGGTGCTGGATGGGTGGAGGCAGAGGTATTGGATttgggggggggggaaggggggggggggtggagtgttaaattaaataaaaagaaaaattgtattaaaaaaataaaaatatatggaatTAAACGTATTTGACACGTGACAACACCTGATTGACGCGTGTATTTCACTCTCCTTGTTGTGATtgagattcagcgaaaaatggtgtgtttgtaacgaaataaaaaagaattgtggggtaataggtcgaaattAAAGTTTAGGTGTTTTTTTACAAAACTCGGACAAGATCGGGAGGTAATTCTGTATTTACTCTATCTGTAACTAtagtctatatctataatatattaaaagtgagaaggccttaaaaaaattaatttaaactttttgccctttgtTAAAAAAACTCTTCATTAGACAAAActatctttcattattttttaaatttattatttaattatttttattatattgtctataatttatatctataatatattaaaagtgtgaagacactTAGAAaactgatttgaactttttgcccttcattaaaaaactcttctagacaaaattgtctttcactgtttttaaaaattattatttaattattttttattatattaataagacttctaaaatatatgataggaaaattaattaatatttttctttctactaaacttaaaaataaaaaaaacaatgattataataaatatattaaaaaagtaagTTGAGAAAGTTTATGTATTATGGCTGAATTCCTAAGTTATGGTAATATTTTTATTGAGTATTTTCTTGCGCGCGAGACTGTTTCCCCAAATAAAGGGTTGTTAATGTTTTTGCTTTTGTTTACGTCAATTTTCCAAAATGAAAGGGctagtttactttttctaaaaaaaatattggtactttttatttttgtgacttcttccaaaaaaataaaaggtatatTTGTATTAAACGTGACTtttccaaaacaaaattaaaagaaaaagaattctaaaatatatgaaatttaaaaacctTTTAATTTCTGATTCCTTCACTTCTATAAAAAACATTgtaattttgagattttcacctTGACTCTCTTTTGTTGTGAAATTTTATCTTAGttatatgattgatgctcatctaacttgattcgattgcatgtctagagtagtggatgtttgattttctaaccctatatatatatatatatatatatatatatatatatatatatatatcctttatttgcattcaaaatcattctttatggTTAAATTTTCGCTCAGAAAAGAATTAGTttgatcaaaatcgaagctttgtgatcactgttatatttttttttttatagtttacaggtcgcagatgaatgtcggttggctttgaagaatttcttgtgtaaaagttaggtctaattgtattgttttgatatggatcgactttgattttttttttttttaggtaaatgttaggtttaattgtattatcgtaatatcttaattagtttgttattttgtgatagtttacaggtgatagataaatgttggtcggctttgatgaatttttttttatataaaggttagatttagttgtattattttcatatctctattatcgtattattttgtttttgtttgtaagtggtagatgagtgtcagacgactttgagaaaatttttgtgtgtaaagattaaatttaattat contains:
- the LOC107839641 gene encoding SART-1 family protein DOT2 isoform X1, whose protein sequence is MAASSSSSESESSSSSSVHRDRQRHRRNRKDKDKDSLKVRKKSRSRTKRRRIRHSSSDSYSSSSSSEDCSSSDGEREAVNSSKRHIQKDRATKKKDKEKGKSHRQKRHKHKIKEKQQVESSGPVQLSKFLGRDKDDGVRRSAVSGKKILLKLDKTKEDKEAESKRNELLKFLNASYD
- the LOC107839641 gene encoding pre-mRNA-splicing factor 38B isoform X2, giving the protein MAASSSSSESESSSSSSVHRDRQRHRRNRKDKDKDSLKVRKKSRSRTKRRRIRHSSSDSYSSSSSSEDCSSSDGEREAVNSSKRHIQKDRATKKDKEKGKSHRQKRHKHKIKEKQQVESSGPVQLSKFLGRDKDDGVRRSAVSGKKILLKLDKTKEDKEAESKRNELLKFLNASYD